The window GGCCCCCGCTGCCAGACGGCCGGCTGCCGAGCCGCCCGAGCCAGTGCGGCACCCAGGGCGGCGGCCGGCTGGAGATCGGCGTCGAGATAACCACCGGTCAGCGGAATCGTGCCGGACGGCGGTAACGCCAGTAACGCCTGCATCTCCTCCTCACCGAACCGGCGCGGCCCGAGCGCGACCGTCTGCCACGACAGGTCGGGCGGCGACAGTGGTGCCACGGGACGGGCGGCGACGAACGTCCCCCGCCCGGACCGGGTTTCCACCAGGCCCTCCGCGACGAGCTGCCGGATCGCCGCGGCCACCGTGACCGGGGACGCCTGATGCCGGTCGGTCAGCTCCCGCACCGACGGCAGGCGGGTCCCGGCCGCAGCGGCACCGGCCAGGCCGCGCAGCTCTTGGACCACCCGATCGGCTGCGTTACTGTTGAACATGAGAGACAAGAGTAGCGCTACTGCCGCCGGGGCGATAACACTCGGTGCGCTGGGTGTCCTCGCCTTCAGCATGTCGCTGCCCGCCACCCGGGTCGCCGTGCAGCAACTCGACCCGTGGTTCGTCGCGTTCGGCCGGGCGGTCGGGGCCGCCGCGCTCGCCGCGGCCTATCTGCGGTTCAGCGGGGCGCCCCGGCCCTCTCGGGAGCAGTGGCGCCGACTGACGATCGTGGCGCTCGGGGTGGTGGCCGGGTTCCCGCTGTTCACCTCCCTCGCGCTGACCAGCCAGACCTCGGCGCACGGGGCGGTCGTCATCGCCCTGCTGCCGGCCACCACCGCGGTGCTCGCCGTGTTGCGGGCGGGGGAGCGGCCGCCGGCGCTGTTCTGGATCGCCAGTGCGAGCGGGCTGGTCGCGGTGCTGACGTTCCTGGTGGTCAGTGGAACCGTGCGGGGCGGTGTGACGGTCACCGATCTCTATCTGCTCACGGCTGTCGGCCTGTGCGGACTGGGCTACGCCGAGGGTGGCATGCTGGCCCGGGAACTCGGCGGTGCCCGTACCATCTGTTGGGCTTTGATCGTGGCGCTGCCGGTGACCGTGCCGTTGACGCTGGCCGCCGCCGTCGCTGATCCGCCGCAGGCGGGCCCGGCGGGCTGGGCGGCGTTCGGATATCTCACCGTGGTGTCGATGTTCTTGGGGTTCTTCGCCTGGTATGCCGGGCTCGCCCGCGGTGGGATCGCCCGGGTCGGGCAGATCCAGCTCGTCCAGCCGGTGCTCACCCTGCTGTGGTCGGCGCTGTTCCTGGGCGAGCAGGTCGGTCTGTGGTCGTTCGGCGCGGCCCTGATCGTGCTCGTGTTCGTGGTGCTGACGCAGAGGTCGCGGGCGACCCTGTCGAAGGATTCGTATGTTGACACTGTCATGGCTGAGAGTCGTTAGATCGCTGGTCAACCTGTAAAGTCTGGCTCGTGACCGGGCCGACACCGAGCAGATTGATCTCCGCCGCCGAGGTGGCGCGCCTGGCCGGCGTCACCCGCGCGGCGGTCTCCAACTGGCGCCGCCGCCACCCCGACTTCCCGGAGCCGGTCGGTGGCGGGCGCAACGCCCTGTTCGCCCTGACCGACATCACCGCCTGGCTCGACTCGCAACGCAAGAACACCGACGTGTCCGACGAGGTGCTGGTCTGGCAGGAGCTGCGCGCCCTGCACGGCGAGGACATGATCAGCGCGGTCGCCGAGGTCGCGACAATCCTCACCGAAGCGGCGGCGGGGCGGTTCGGCGAGCCGGGAGGGCAGGCGGAGCGGATCAGCGCGGCCGAAGCGGCTGCGGGGCGGATCGGCGCGGCCGAAGGGGCGGCGGGGCGGCTCGACGAGGCGTCTCGGAGGCGGCTGCTGGCGATGGCCGAGGAGACCTCGGCCGCCGCGGTGGTCACCGCGTTCACCGACCGCCTGATCTCGTCCGGTACGGCGATGACGTCAACACACCTGGCCGAGGCGGTCGCCCGGTTCGCCGGACCGGTCGACGGCACCGTGTTCGACCCGGCCGCCGGCGCGGGCACCCTGCTGCTGGCCTGCGCCGCCACCCGGCACGTCGGTCAGGACGCCGATCCGGCCGCCGTCACCCTGACCCGCGCGCGTGCCCGGCTCGTCGACGCCGAATTGGAGATGCGGACCGGCGACTCGCTCCAGGCCGACGCGTGGCCGTCCCTGCGGGCCGAGCTGGTGGTCTGCGATCCGCCGGCCGGGCTCACCGACTGGGGACGCGACAGTCTGTTGCTGGACCGGCGCTGGGAATTCGGCATTCCCACGAAAGCGGAGACCGAACTGGCGTGGCTGCAACACTGCTACGCGCACACCGCACCGGGCGGAAAGGTCGTCTTCGTGATGCCGCCGTCGGTCGCCTATCGCCGGGCCGGTAAACGCATCAGGTCGGAACTGCTGCGGGCGGGCGTTCTGGAAACGGTGGTGGCGCTGCCGCCCGGAATGGTGGCGTCGCACGCCCAGCCCGTACATCTGTGGATTCTCCGTCGTCTCGCCGACGGTGCGCGGCCCGCCTCGTCGGTGCGGCTGGTCGATCTGTCGGCCGCCGACCCGGCCGGTCCGTTCGAAGCCGAATCGTCGCAGTACACGGACGTCCCGGTGATCGATCTGCTGGACGAGTCGGTCGACCTGACCCCGGCCGCGCACCTGTCCGCGGGCCTGTCCGGGCAGGCCGAGGAATACGCGGGCGCCCGCGCCGGAATTCACGAACTGGCCGCCCGGATAGCCGCGCTGATACCCGAACTAACGGCTGGCAACGGCACGATCGAGGGCGGCACGTTACGGATCGCCGACCTGGCCCGCGCCGGTCTCGTCGACATCGACGACAGGGGCGCCACCTCGGCCAGCGACCAATTGGACACCGACTATCTACGCGGATTCCTGCGCGGCCCGGCCAACACCGCCCGGAACACCAGCAGCAGCGGCACCTACCGGGCCGACGTCCGCGGCGCACGCATTCCGCAGATGGAGATCGAGGAGCAGCGGCGGTACGGGGCGGCGTTCCGGGCCCTCGACGAGACCGAGGCGCTGTTGCGTGAACTGCACACGCTCGGCCTCGACGCCGTCGCCCGTGCCCGGGACGGGCTGACCTCCGGAACTCTGCGTCCCTGACTTGAGACCGATTCTGCTCAGCGGCTACGCCGCCAAGTCCTGCGCGCGGGCCGTCCACAACGCGTACGACCCGACCGTGCCCCGGCCCGAGGTGCGGGTCACGCCGGAGATGCAGGCCCTCTTCGACGCCGGCGTCGACTTCGAGACCGAGGTCCTGGACATGTGGGCGGCGCTCGACCTGCCCGGATACGTCGACCTGCGTGACCTCGACGGCGACAAACACGTCCACATCGGCGCGACGATCGGCGCCATGCGGGCCGGCGCGGCGATCATCGTCGGCGGCCGGCTGCCCGACGACCACGACGGCGCCCGTACCGGCAAACCCGACATCCTGCTGCGGGACGACGACCGCGGATACCACCCGGCGGACATCAAGGCCCACCACGTCCTCGACCGGAAGCACGACAATGCGCCGGCGAGCACCCTCAAGGCGCCGGCCTGGCGCGACGCGGTGCCGCTGCCCGACGGCGGGGCCCGGCACCGCGAGGAGGACCTGCTCCAACTCGCCCACTACTGGCGCATGCTCGAGGCCTGCGGCCATGCGGCCGGACAACCCCGCGGCGCGATCTGCGGCACGGACCGGCCCGGCGATCCGATTCTGATCTGGTACGACCTGAGTGCCCCCGCCTTCCGCACCTTCTCCCGCACCGGCGGGGTGGCCACCCGCAGCGCCCTGGAACGGTACGACCACGAGCACGGGTTCCGCCGCCGGATCGCCGACGCGGCCCGGCAGCGGCGGGGCGCGCCGGACGACCCGGCGCCCCTGGTCGAGCCGATCGGCCAGGAGGAGTGCGCGGGCTGTCGCTGGGCGCCGGTCTGTGTGGACACGCTGCCCGCCGGGGATCTCAGCGCCGAACTCCGGGGCGCCCTCGGCGTACGCGAATATCTCGCCCTCCGCGCCGCGGGTGTGCACACCGTCGACGATCTCGCCGCCGAGGATCCGGCCGAGCTGCTCGCCGGGTTGTACGGCGGGGAGGTCGGCCACCTGCGGACCCGCGCGTTCCGGCTGCGTAAGGCGGTCACCGCGGCTCAGCTGGCCCGGGACGGGCTGATCGTGCGCCGGCGGGACGGGCGCGACCTGCCGTACGCGGACGTCGAGGTGGACATCGACGTCGAATGGGGCGCCGACGACGTCGTCTACCTGTGGGGCTGCTGGTCACCGAGGAGGGCGTCGCCACGTACACCCCGTTCGTCGATTTCGCGGCGACCGACGAGGAACGTCTGGCCCGCGCCTGCCTGGACCACCTGGCCGCCGTCGCGGCCGACGCCGCCGCCCGCGGCCGCAGCCTGCTCGTCTTCCACTACGCGTCGCCGGAGCCGCGGCACGCCCGCCGCTTCCCGCCGCTGCCCGACGGGCCCGCCCACCCGGACGCCTGGATCGACCTGTTGCCGCTGGTCCGGGCCGCGGTCGACTCCCGCGCCGGACACGGCCTCAAGATCATCGCCCGGCACGGCGCCGGGCACGTCTGGCGCGACACCGACCCCGGCGGGCTGCAATCCCAAACCTGGCATGCGGCGGCCCGCGAGGGCGATCCGGTCGCCGCCCGGCGGCTGCTCGACTACAACGAGGACGACGTACGGGCGACGCGCGCCGTCCGCGAATGGCTTAGGGTGCGGGAATGAACCCGGTCCAGGCCATCGCCGCCGCCTACGCGCGGTGGATGACGCCTGACCTGCCGTTGTACGGCAACGACCACGACCGGGCCGACTTCGCTCCCTGACATCCGGCGCGCCTGCCTGCCGCGTTCCCGGCCGCCCCCGGCGGCGATGGTGCGTGACCGCTTTCGCCGGCCGCACTCCCGTCGCCGTTGCGGCCGGGGTCCGCGACCGCCATCCGTCAGTCTCTAACCCGGAGCGATCCGACATGCCTTCCCTCAGCACCGTGCTGCGCGCGAAACACGTGCGCGCCCTGCTCGTCTCCAGCCAGACCGGCCGTCTGCCGATGGCCGCCGCCCCGCTCGCCCTCCTGCTCTACGCCCGCGAGGTGCACGGCCTCACCCTCGCCGGGCTGGTCGTCGCCGCGTACACGGCGGGCATGGCGGTCAGCGCACCCCTGCTCGCCCGGATCGTCGACCGCTGGCGGCAACCACCGGTGCTGTGGGGGTCCGCGCTGCTGTCCGGCGTCGGATTCGTCGCCGTCGCCGTCGGCGACCACCGCATCCCGATCATGATCGCCGGAGCGGTTCTCGCCGGCTTCGGGACACCACCGCTGGAAGCCTGCCTGCGCGCCCTCTGGCCGGCCCTCGTCCCGGCCGACAGTGTGGCCGCCGCCTACTCCCTGGACCTCGCCGTCCAGGAGGTCATCTACGTGACCGGCCCCCTGGTCACGCTCGCCGCCGTCGGCCTAGCCGGACCCGCCGCCGGACTCCTGGTGATGGCCGTACTCCAACTCGTCGGCGTCGCCGGATTCGCCCTCACCCCGGTCGTGCGCACCTGGCGCGGCGAAGCCGGTGTCCGACACTGGGCGGGCCCCCTTCGCGTACCCAGGTTCGTCGTCATCGTCGCCGGCGTGATCTGTGCCGGCGCCGCCGTAGGCAGTCTGCCCGTCGTGGTCACCGGCTACGCCGAAGCCGCCGGGAGCCGCTCCCTCAGCGGCTGGCTCCTCGCCGCCCAAGCCGTCGGCGCTCTCACCGGTGGCCTGCTCTACACCCGCGCCAAACCCGGCGGCCCCGGCCGGCTGCCCCTCGCCGCATGCGCGTTCGCCCTCGGCTACCTGCCGTTGCTGCTGGTCCCCGGCCCGATACCGATGGCGGCCCTGCTCGCGGTCAGCGGCCTGGCCCTGCCCCCGCTGCTCACCGCGGTCTTCCTCACCGCCGACCGGCTGACCCCACCCGGAACCGCGGTCGAAGCCTTCGCCTGGA of the Actinoplanes sichuanensis genome contains:
- a CDS encoding DMT family transporter; protein product: MRDKSSATAAGAITLGALGVLAFSMSLPATRVAVQQLDPWFVAFGRAVGAAALAAAYLRFSGAPRPSREQWRRLTIVALGVVAGFPLFTSLALTSQTSAHGAVVIALLPATTAVLAVLRAGERPPALFWIASASGLVAVLTFLVVSGTVRGGVTVTDLYLLTAVGLCGLGYAEGGMLARELGGARTICWALIVALPVTVPLTLAAAVADPPQAGPAGWAAFGYLTVVSMFLGFFAWYAGLARGGIARVGQIQLVQPVLTLLWSALFLGEQVGLWSFGAALIVLVFVVLTQRSRATLSKDSYVDTVMAESR
- a CDS encoding N-6 DNA methylase, with the translated sequence MTGPTPSRLISAAEVARLAGVTRAAVSNWRRRHPDFPEPVGGGRNALFALTDITAWLDSQRKNTDVSDEVLVWQELRALHGEDMISAVAEVATILTEAAAGRFGEPGGQAERISAAEAAAGRIGAAEGAAGRLDEASRRRLLAMAEETSAAAVVTAFTDRLISSGTAMTSTHLAEAVARFAGPVDGTVFDPAAGAGTLLLACAATRHVGQDADPAAVTLTRARARLVDAELEMRTGDSLQADAWPSLRAELVVCDPPAGLTDWGRDSLLLDRRWEFGIPTKAETELAWLQHCYAHTAPGGKVVFVMPPSVAYRRAGKRIRSELLRAGVLETVVALPPGMVASHAQPVHLWILRRLADGARPASSVRLVDLSAADPAGPFEAESSQYTDVPVIDLLDESVDLTPAAHLSAGLSGQAEEYAGARAGIHELAARIAALIPELTAGNGTIEGGTLRIADLARAGLVDIDDRGATSASDQLDTDYLRGFLRGPANTARNTSSSGTYRADVRGARIPQMEIEEQRRYGAAFRALDETEALLRELHTLGLDAVARARDGLTSGTLRP
- a CDS encoding ribonuclease H-like domain-containing protein: MGRRRRRLPVGLLVTEEGVATYTPFVDFAATDEERLARACLDHLAAVAADAAARGRSLLVFHYASPEPRHARRFPPLPDGPAHPDAWIDLLPLVRAAVDSRAGHGLKIIARHGAGHVWRDTDPGGLQSQTWHAAAREGDPVAARRLLDYNEDDVRATRAVREWLRVRE
- a CDS encoding MFS transporter; its protein translation is MPSLSTVLRAKHVRALLVSSQTGRLPMAAAPLALLLYAREVHGLTLAGLVVAAYTAGMAVSAPLLARIVDRWRQPPVLWGSALLSGVGFVAVAVGDHRIPIMIAGAVLAGFGTPPLEACLRALWPALVPADSVAAAYSLDLAVQEVIYVTGPLVTLAAVGLAGPAAGLLVMAVLQLVGVAGFALTPVVRTWRGEAGVRHWAGPLRVPRFVVIVAGVICAGAAVGSLPVVVTGYAEAAGSRSLSGWLLAAQAVGALTGGLLYTRAKPGGPGRLPLAACAFALGYLPLLLVPGPIPMAALLAVSGLALPPLLTAVFLTADRLTPPGTAVEAFAWIITAFTVGSAAGAAVTGPLVAEGIRYAFTFAPLAGAVAVFAMTAASLPLSRPAPAHHR